In the Synergistaceae bacterium genome, one interval contains:
- a CDS encoding energy-coupled thiamine transporter ThiT: MISGAIYGIIRLIFGGYFMNVIQVLLDYPLAFACVGFAAISPKILGIIIVAVGTISCSVISGVIFFA; this comes from the coding sequence ATGATTTCAGGTGCGATATACGGGATAATTAGATTAATATTCGGCGGATATTTTATGAATGTGATTCAAGTTTTGCTTGATTACCCGTTAGCTTTTGCATGTGTGGGCTTTGCGGCGATTTCCCCGAAAATTTTAGGGATTATTATTGTGGCGGTAGGCACGATTTCATGCAGTGTTATATCAGGAGTTATATTTTTCGCGTAA